One genomic region from Leguminivora glycinivorella isolate SPB_JAAS2020 chromosome 8, LegGlyc_1.1, whole genome shotgun sequence encodes:
- the LOC125228754 gene encoding uncharacterized protein LOC125228754: MAEAAKREALLAELRTKRGSIKGQVSKFRIYLDKISDDEVLSGVKFNELTLRLNKVIELSTRLDELQTSIEVANFENLDTELAERDNNETHINNAIAAAQCILERSQAQKPSPETSVRTCSSNGCHSEHLGFKLPQIKISKFDGSYYKWMEFKDLYESLIHNNDHIKPIHKFHYLSSYLEGDAARVIANLEVSANNYTEAWKILCDRFSNKRQLITNHLNSLFNLEPIQRESDKALRFLNDHVVKNLRALKTLGQPTEHWDTILVHLLTAKLDVNTNAKWEEHRNTLKEWPSLDDFRGFLSNRADILENLYRSRREKQSNHKPEPVANKTSFKHDKNIKTFVISEKQDDHKGRPCIVCHGDHRVYDCPAFKKMSVDERWSQASRLKLCHVCLRPDHETRQCKLNGCRAAHVAAGPAARRPQPAPPGPLPEAGAATATLLEALVGRVRVSTTATLQMAREAT; the protein is encoded by the exons ATGGCTGAGGCAGCTAAAAGGGAGGCTCTTCTAGCAGAATTGCGTACTAAACGCGGATCGATTAAAGGTCAAGTTTCCAAATTCCGCATTTACTTAGACAAAATTTCAGATGATGAAGTGTTATCAGGTGTTAAATTCAATGAGCTGACCTTAAGATTAAACAAAGTTATAGAGTTATCCACGCGACTTGACGAGCTGCAAACTTCAATCGAAGTTGCTAATTTTGAAAATTTAGACACTGAACTTGCAGAACGGGACAACAATGAAACCCATATCAATAATGCTATAGCTGCAGCTCAGTGTATTCTTGAACGCTCTCAAGCTCAAAAACCCTCTCCAGAGACTTCTGTCAGAACATGTTCATCGAACGGCTGTCATTCTGAGCATCTCGGCTTCAAGCTTCCTCAAATTAAAATCTCTAAATTTGATGGTTCATATTATAAGTGGATGGAATTTAAGGACCTTTATGAATCTTTAATTCACAATAATGATCACATTAAACCTATTCATAAATTCCATTATCTGAGCTCTTATCTTGAAGGGGATGCGGCCAGAGTGATAGCAAACTTAGAAGTCTCCGCTAACAATTATACTGAAGCCTGGAAAATTTTGTGTGACAGGTTCAGTAATAAAAGACAGCTGATTACTAACCATTTAAATTCTCTATTTAATTTAGAACCTATACAGCGAGAATCGGATAAGGCCTTAAGGTTCCTTAATGATCATGTAGTTAAAAATCTCCGGGCCCTAAAGACATTAGGTCAACCGACAGAGCATTGGGATACAATTTTAGTTCACCTATTGACGGCTAAGTTAGACGTCAATACTAATGCAAAATGGGAAGAACATAGGAACACTCTCAAAGAGTGGCCATCACTCGATGACTTTAGGGGATTTCTTAGTAATCGTGCAGACATCTTAGAAAATCTGTATCGCTCTAGGAGAGAAAAACAATCTAACCACAAGCCAGAGCCTGTGGCCAATAAAACTTCATTTAAACatgataaaaacataaaaacattcgTGATTTCAGAGAAACAAGATGACCACAAGGGTCGGCCGTGCATCGTGTGCCATGGTGATCACAGAGTGTACGACTGCCCAGCCTTTAAAAAGATGTCAGTCGACGAGCGCTGGTCGCAGGCGTCACGTCTAAAGCTGTGCCATGTCTGCCTCCGACCGGACCATGAGACCCGTCAGTGCAAGCTGAACGGTTGCCGG GCCGCTCACGTCGCTGCCGGGCCCGCCGCTCGACGACCGCAACCCGCACCGCCTGGACCGCTACCTGAGGCTGGAGCAGCTACGGCAACACTTCTGGAAGCGCTGGTCGGCCGAGTACGTGTCTCTACAACAGCAACGCTACAAATGGCGCGAGAGGCAACGTGA